The following are encoded together in the Acidobacteriota bacterium genome:
- a CDS encoding DUF4097 family beta strand repeat-containing protein, with translation MTNRPSIPVPDSNASIGRRGPRTPRWGLAVMTLVAAAAALSTPAFGEFDESHRFDARSLEVTNLIGKVTIGQAAGDEFEVDVSVRGADGVRRNIDIEQERGSRARLDVVFPVDDERRFVYPEFSRRRAQLWFREGRSSSLLGEILRAVSGRRVRVERSGRGMEVWADLVIRVPEGASLTLEHGAGDVQIETLAADLDLDVKAGAMEATGLDGRIELRVGSGGLAVRDVRGRLDLDTGSGSASLDRFEGSALSIDTGSGPVAVTEVAAEAIDIDTGSGGVTVDGLEAERLSIDTGSGSVRVESAGADAAEIDTGSGRVHLALERMGDGRFEIGTGSGGIVMLVPEDLSARFDIDIGSGGIDVDVPIAKTLHKSRGEMRFIAGDGDASVILDTGSGSVRVANVN, from the coding sequence ATGACCAACCGACCTTCGATTCCCGTTCCGGATTCCAACGCCTCAATCGGTCGCCGCGGGCCGCGGACACCGCGTTGGGGCCTGGCGGTCATGACGCTGGTGGCTGCCGCAGCGGCTCTTTCGACGCCCGCCTTCGGCGAATTCGACGAGAGCCACCGCTTCGACGCCCGTTCGCTGGAGGTCACCAACCTGATCGGCAAGGTGACTATCGGGCAGGCAGCCGGCGACGAGTTCGAGGTCGACGTTTCCGTGCGCGGCGCCGACGGCGTGCGGCGCAACATCGACATCGAACAGGAGCGCGGTTCCCGCGCCCGGCTGGACGTCGTCTTCCCGGTCGACGACGAGCGCCGGTTCGTGTATCCGGAGTTCAGCCGCCGGCGGGCTCAGCTCTGGTTCCGCGAGGGTCGATCCAGCAGCCTGCTGGGGGAGATCCTGCGGGCCGTCTCGGGTCGTCGCGTTCGGGTCGAGCGGAGCGGCAGGGGCATGGAGGTGTGGGCCGATCTTGTGATACGCGTGCCCGAGGGGGCTTCGCTCACGCTCGAACACGGGGCGGGTGACGTGCAGATCGAGACCCTCGCCGCGGACCTCGACTTGGACGTGAAGGCCGGCGCCATGGAGGCAACCGGACTGGACGGCCGGATCGAGCTCCGTGTCGGCAGCGGTGGCTTGGCCGTGCGGGACGTGCGCGGCCGGCTGGACCTGGACACGGGCAGCGGCAGCGCCAGTCTCGACCGTTTCGAGGGCTCGGCGCTCTCGATCGACACCGGCAGCGGCCCGGTGGCGGTGACGGAAGTGGCGGCCGAGGCGATCGACATTGACACCGGCAGCGGCGGAGTCACGGTGGACGGCCTGGAAGCCGAACGGTTGTCGATCGACACGGGCAGCGGCAGCGTTCGGGTCGAGTCCGCGGGCGCCGACGCCGCGGAGATCGATACGGGCAGCGGCAGGGTGCATCTGGCCCTCGAGCGGATGGGTGACGGCAGGTTCGAGATCGGCACCGGCTCCGGCGGCATCGTCATGCTGGTTCCGGAGGATCTGTCGGCCCGGTTCGACATCGACATCGGAAGCGGCGGCATCGACGTCGACGTGCCGATCGCGAAGACGCTGCACAAGTCGCGGGGCGAGATGCGGTTCATTGCCGGCGACGGCGATGCGAGCGTGATCCTCGACACGGGCTCGGGAAGCGTCCGCGTCGCGAACGTGAACTGA